One region of Candidatus Aegiribacteria sp. genomic DNA includes:
- a CDS encoding MotA/TolQ/ExbB proton channel family protein, protein MSWFTGLWLALLGVLAAPNLIISKKPEAKEIIAKLAPYQGWIGACSAVWGLIKVFQTFKYFDFFSVFPVGIITMIVSALLTLALGLLLGIGVIKSFIGSEDAKAKMDEMMAKLAPKQGKLGLLGIIVGIWMMLYVLLNLSF, encoded by the coding sequence GTGAGTTGGTTTACCGGTTTATGGCTTGCGCTCTTAGGGGTACTTGCAGCGCCAAATCTGATTATTTCAAAAAAACCTGAAGCAAAAGAGATCATCGCGAAACTGGCGCCCTACCAAGGATGGATAGGTGCATGTTCTGCCGTATGGGGACTTATCAAGGTTTTTCAGACCTTCAAATACTTTGACTTCTTCAGTGTATTCCCGGTTGGTATTATCACAATGATCGTCTCCGCGCTTCTTACTCTTGCCCTTGGTCTGCTTCTCGGGATCGGGGTCATCAAATCCTTCATTGGTTCTGAAGATGCAAAAGCCAAAATGGATGAGATGATGGCAAAACTTGCCCCGAAGCAGGGAAAACTCGGGCTTTTAGGCATAATCGTAGGTATCTGGATGATGCTATACGTACTTCTCAATCTATCTTTCTAA
- a CDS encoding PilZ domain-containing protein, with product MNENPLPDKRLFSRASVDCELTVSCNSMPMLPAAVINVSASGVYCVSSRNIGELTRVNIILRINGGEDIPARAVVIREEELSDGSYGIGFFFTKITEQGRNAIIEYTSDIESTG from the coding sequence GTGAACGAAAATCCTCTTCCGGACAAAAGGTTGTTTTCAAGGGCAAGTGTCGATTGTGAACTCACGGTGAGTTGCAATAGTATGCCAATGCTTCCCGCAGCCGTCATCAACGTAAGCGCTTCCGGGGTTTACTGCGTAAGCTCCAGGAATATTGGTGAGCTTACAAGGGTTAACATTATTCTCAGAATCAACGGAGGAGAAGATATTCCAGCAAGGGCTGTGGTCATAAGGGAAGAAGAACTTTCAGATGGTTCATACGGTATCGGCTTTTTTTTCACGAAGATCACTGAACAGGGAAGAAATGCAATTATCGAATACACATCAGATATTGAATCAACGGGTTGA
- a CDS encoding UPF0164 family protein codes for MKTILAAVLFIAFSVCSGAKYAGEFLSIGAGARGLGMGGAFCAVVDDASAGYWNPAGLYLIDGQEAQFMHSERFGGIVRYDYLGYGRSDGLTGLGASLFRTDVGDIANTNNLQYYDTGSDGVFGVDGAGEPGDAGNDDYDSTTNPNGTEGNGEWDPGEEIIYDEGRITYGNGVDWALYLSWSRSLNSVFSVGASAKVIQRGLMDNSAFGLGLDIGARYQPSEAFSVGLNLQDISGTHLFWNTGINESILPTVKLGLALRWPLRKFATVATIAADGDFRFEGREYSAQYNFSGISLDTHLGVEFLIKDLVALRIGSAEGSMTAGMGLQFGLMNHPVGLDYAYLSHQDLDATHRMSLGAGF; via the coding sequence ATGAAAACAATACTTGCAGCGGTTCTATTCATAGCTTTCTCCGTATGCAGCGGTGCGAAGTACGCCGGAGAATTCCTTTCAATTGGTGCTGGTGCAAGGGGCCTTGGTATGGGAGGAGCCTTCTGCGCTGTGGTTGACGATGCCTCAGCCGGGTATTGGAACCCAGCCGGGTTGTACCTGATTGATGGTCAGGAAGCTCAATTCATGCACTCGGAAAGGTTCGGCGGGATTGTCAGGTACGATTACCTTGGTTATGGAAGATCGGATGGCTTAACCGGCCTTGGCGCAAGCCTTTTCAGAACTGATGTCGGGGATATCGCGAACACCAACAATCTTCAGTATTACGATACCGGTTCAGATGGTGTGTTTGGAGTTGACGGAGCCGGTGAACCAGGAGACGCGGGAAACGACGACTACGATTCAACAACCAACCCAAACGGTACCGAGGGGAACGGCGAATGGGATCCCGGGGAAGAGATAATCTACGATGAGGGAAGGATAACTTACGGCAACGGAGTTGACTGGGCTCTTTACCTGTCATGGTCGAGAAGTCTCAATTCGGTGTTTTCCGTAGGAGCCTCCGCGAAAGTAATTCAAAGAGGATTGATGGATAACAGTGCATTCGGCCTGGGTCTTGATATCGGCGCGAGGTATCAGCCTTCGGAAGCCTTTTCCGTTGGGCTGAACCTGCAGGATATATCCGGAACCCATCTCTTCTGGAATACTGGAATTAACGAAAGCATTCTGCCAACTGTAAAACTTGGCCTGGCGTTGAGATGGCCCCTGAGAAAATTCGCGACTGTAGCCACTATTGCCGCGGATGGAGATTTCAGATTCGAGGGACGCGAATATTCCGCGCAGTACAATTTCAGCGGAATAAGTCTCGATACACATCTCGGAGTAGAATTTCTTATTAAGGATCTTGTCGCCCTGAGAATAGGTTCTGCGGAAGGTTCAATGACGGCGGGTATGGGGTTGCAGTTCGGCCTTATGAACCATCCTGTCGGCCTTGATTACGCGTATCTAAGCCATCAGGATCTTGACGCAACCCACAGAATGTCTCTGGGTGCAGGATTCTGA
- the miaB gene encoding tRNA (N6-isopentenyl adenosine(37)-C2)-methylthiotransferase MiaB produces MTYYIDVYGCQMNVHDSEIISGILESEGFSLTEKPELADVILLVSCAVREHAETRVLGRASQLGGQWRGRESGKPLIVLCGCVAQEHGDSLLARMKDLDLVVGPDCYRDLPGLIRNSARTSAVEFREGDYTGIEPVRKEFPRAYVTIMRGCNNFCSYCIVPYVRGRERSRNSDAILSEVAALSRSGYGEITLLGQNVNSYHDGETSFSELLRKSALAAGNSWVRFVTSHPRDLDSKTVDVMASEKNICEYLHLPFQSGSDRVLSMMNRGYSVREYLDRIALLKDAMPDIVLSTDVITGFPGESEKDFQKTVDLLESVRFDNAFLFKYSERAGTAACDLENPVPEKERLARLNHLQELQRKITVEESGKLMGKTLRVLVTGPARQPAQQASRTEGNRMVILESTDFRPGSFVNVRITRADGWTHFGESVEEPVIR; encoded by the coding sequence ATGACTTACTATATTGATGTTTACGGCTGCCAGATGAACGTTCATGATTCTGAAATTATATCCGGCATACTTGAGTCGGAAGGATTTTCACTAACTGAAAAACCGGAATTGGCGGATGTCATACTCCTGGTGTCCTGCGCAGTAAGAGAACATGCTGAAACAAGGGTTCTGGGCAGGGCTTCCCAGCTGGGAGGCCAGTGGCGGGGCAGAGAATCGGGGAAACCCCTGATCGTTCTGTGCGGCTGCGTTGCCCAGGAACACGGGGACAGCCTGCTTGCAAGGATGAAAGACCTTGATCTTGTGGTAGGCCCTGACTGCTATAGAGACCTTCCCGGGTTGATAAGAAATTCCGCAAGGACAAGCGCAGTTGAGTTCAGGGAAGGTGATTATACCGGAATAGAGCCGGTCAGAAAGGAATTTCCAAGGGCTTACGTTACGATTATGCGCGGCTGCAACAATTTCTGCAGCTACTGCATTGTGCCTTACGTCAGGGGGAGGGAACGGAGCAGGAATTCCGATGCAATACTGAGTGAGGTTGCTGCACTTTCACGGAGCGGGTACGGTGAAATCACACTTCTCGGACAGAACGTGAACTCCTACCATGACGGAGAGACTTCATTTTCCGAGCTTCTACGAAAATCTGCTTTGGCTGCGGGCAATTCATGGGTAAGATTCGTAACCAGCCATCCCAGGGATCTCGACAGTAAGACCGTCGACGTAATGGCTTCCGAAAAGAACATCTGCGAATACCTGCATCTGCCATTTCAATCGGGGAGCGATAGAGTTCTCAGTATGATGAACAGGGGATACTCAGTACGGGAGTATCTCGATAGAATTGCATTGCTCAAGGACGCCATGCCGGATATTGTGCTTTCAACGGATGTAATAACAGGATTCCCCGGGGAGTCCGAAAAGGATTTCCAGAAGACAGTCGACCTTCTTGAGAGTGTAAGATTCGATAACGCGTTCCTGTTCAAATACAGCGAAAGAGCGGGGACAGCCGCCTGCGACCTTGAGAACCCTGTACCGGAAAAGGAACGCCTTGCCAGACTGAACCATCTTCAGGAGCTTCAGAGAAAGATAACGGTTGAGGAATCGGGAAAACTGATGGGAAAAACTCTCAGGGTTCTTGTTACAGGGCCTGCGAGACAACCCGCGCAACAGGCTTCCAGAACGGAAGGCAACAGGATGGTTATCCTGGAGTCCACGGATTTCAGACCGGGGAGTTTTGTGAATGTAAGGATAACAAGAGCTGACGGATGGACTCATTTCGGCGAATCTGTTGAAGAGCCTGTCATCCGATGA
- a CDS encoding glycosyltransferase family 9 protein: protein MKFVKHLEQWGRRRTAALPGVLPDREEALPADPSRILVIRTDNRLGNLVLLEPLLRSIRIRFPQAELDILASDVFSELLEYQGYNVIKMDKKGQIRNPARFVNLIRKLRSKSYDVAIDAAHPHSFSLSGAIGTVLSGAGCRISTDAGDSSGWYTNTVAEPPIDWHESRALHSLGSVWGNWPEWSPPELHFTEKGKREAAGLHAGASGNKKYPLELLENLVDRICRKVILEVYWGSDEERETALYLKSRYPVAVMPKLSVAELIERIAGLKLFITSDNGPMHIASAVSVPVIALFRIDNMNRFAPLSEGSKTLFANEGPEPDIVAAAVLEAY, encoded by the coding sequence ATGAAATTTGTAAAACACCTGGAGCAGTGGGGCAGGAGGAGAACAGCAGCTCTTCCCGGCGTTCTGCCTGACAGGGAGGAAGCTCTTCCTGCAGATCCATCCAGGATACTCGTAATAAGAACGGATAACAGGCTTGGTAACCTGGTGCTTCTGGAGCCGCTCCTGAGGAGTATCAGGATTAGATTTCCCCAGGCTGAGCTTGATATTTTAGCAAGCGATGTATTCTCCGAACTCCTTGAATATCAAGGATATAATGTAATAAAAATGGATAAGAAGGGACAGATCAGAAATCCTGCCAGATTCGTAAACCTCATTCGGAAACTCCGCAGTAAATCGTACGATGTGGCAATTGATGCCGCGCACCCCCATTCGTTTTCCCTATCCGGAGCGATTGGCACTGTTCTTTCCGGGGCAGGCTGCAGGATAAGCACAGACGCAGGCGATTCCAGCGGATGGTACACGAATACCGTAGCCGAACCTCCAATTGACTGGCATGAGAGCAGGGCTCTTCATTCACTGGGCAGTGTCTGGGGCAACTGGCCTGAATGGTCGCCGCCGGAGCTTCATTTCACCGAAAAAGGAAAAAGAGAGGCCGCAGGACTTCACGCAGGAGCCAGTGGAAACAAGAAATATCCGCTTGAACTCCTTGAGAATCTTGTAGATAGAATATGCAGGAAGGTAATCCTGGAAGTCTACTGGGGCAGTGATGAGGAAAGAGAAACCGCTTTGTACCTGAAAAGCAGGTATCCTGTTGCAGTCATGCCGAAGTTATCAGTTGCGGAATTGATTGAGAGAATTGCCGGGTTAAAACTATTCATTACATCTGATAACGGCCCGATGCACATTGCCTCGGCTGTTTCAGTGCCTGTGATAGCTCTTTTCAGAATAGATAACATGAACAGATTCGCGCCTCTGTCAGAAGGTTCAAAAACACTATTCGCGAACGAGGGACCAGAGCCGGATATAGTTGCCGCAGCAGTTCTTGAAGCTTACTGA
- the xseB gene encoding exodeoxyribonuclease VII small subunit, whose product MNDGSEKKTTYEDNLEELTKLVDEMGREDCPVDQLEIKVKRAADLIRSLRERLASTESTVQEVLGELEKSRMEDQ is encoded by the coding sequence ATGAATGACGGCAGCGAAAAAAAAACAACCTACGAAGATAATCTGGAAGAATTGACGAAACTCGTTGATGAAATGGGCCGGGAAGACTGCCCTGTAGACCAGCTCGAAATTAAAGTTAAACGGGCTGCCGATCTAATAAGAAGCCTCCGGGAAAGGCTGGCATCAACTGAATCCACAGTGCAGGAAGTGCTCGGTGAACTGGAGAAATCGCGAATGGAAGATCAGTAA